A window of the Desulfotignum phosphitoxidans DSM 13687 genome harbors these coding sequences:
- a CDS encoding glycosyltransferase family 2 protein: protein MQLKSPKKISLLLPTRNRLFLVKRLFESIVKHTADKDNLEIVLCLDDDDFQSHSIEDNRLNLIKIVGPKATMGELNTRSLEASSGDIIMLINDDLVVCTPGWDEIIRKLAENIYDEVYLVYPDDMEKANLSTFPVMSRKTCEILSQPYPKQYDALFIDDHIFDIFTRLKHLGKNRIYFLNNIKFDHRHFIDGKVRPDANYIHKNRYKDYITFISLIYLRQLSAIRLKAFIDHEKLIDFPDRIEILDPPAGMIEAVTRYSWLFLKDYGLPMRSRLRWFIRFTKYYAAMKVGVGFLKAKTYSLYGS from the coding sequence ATGCAATTAAAATCGCCCAAAAAAATTTCTTTATTACTCCCCACAAGAAATAGACTGTTTTTAGTAAAAAGGTTATTTGAAAGTATAGTAAAACATACTGCCGATAAAGATAATTTAGAAATTGTTTTATGTCTTGATGATGATGACTTTCAAAGCCATAGTATAGAAGACAACAGGCTTAATTTAATTAAAATCGTTGGACCTAAAGCGACAATGGGAGAGTTAAATACCAGAAGCTTAGAAGCTTCTTCAGGTGATATTATCATGTTAATAAATGATGATCTGGTGGTTTGCACACCGGGATGGGACGAGATTATCCGCAAATTGGCCGAAAACATCTATGATGAAGTTTATCTGGTCTATCCCGATGATATGGAAAAGGCAAACTTGTCCACCTTTCCTGTCATGTCGAGAAAAACCTGTGAAATTCTCTCTCAACCGTATCCAAAGCAGTACGATGCTTTGTTCATTGATGACCATATCTTTGATATTTTTACAAGGCTAAAGCATCTTGGAAAGAACAGAATTTATTTTTTAAACAATATAAAATTTGATCATCGCCATTTTATCGACGGGAAAGTAAGACCGGATGCTAATTATATCCATAAAAACCGGTACAAAGATTATATTACTTTTATTTCTCTGATATATTTGCGTCAATTGTCCGCAATACGTCTGAAAGCGTTTATTGATCATGAGAAACTTATAGATTTCCCTGACCGAATTGAGATTCTTGATCCACCCGCTGGAATGATCGAAGCTGTCACAAGGTATTCGTGGCTTTTTTTGAAAGATTACGGATTGCCCATGAGAAGTCGGCTCCGGTGGTTCATCCGATTTACCAAATATTATGCTGCAATGAAAGTTGGGGTCGGTTTTTTAAAAGCAAAAACTTATTCATTATATGGTAGTTAA